Proteins from a single region of Phycisphaeraceae bacterium D3-23:
- a CDS encoding methyltransferase domain-containing protein, producing the protein MSEQRPSDLVAKDSQPPARERWYWRLRKWMTPGLRNAQYAYFAALDQTLQPGDRWLDIGCGRRIAPAWLRHGGRIEQELIGRADEVIGIDPDAQALADNALLITKRLGTAEHTDEPDASFDLITANMVVEHLNQPEAALHEAARLLRLGGRLLFHTPNRAYPLTTIASAVPQTLRNRLTAWLEKRDACDIYPTRYRMNRVATIERLAAAAGLEVESVSLTADSPETIGLGPLVAGELALIALTQTRLLRRMRSNLIITLRKPAEAEIGLGALQMGSAAGETAVPQTCDTSLGEAA; encoded by the coding sequence GTGAGTGAGCAACGCCCCAGCGATTTGGTCGCCAAGGATTCCCAGCCCCCCGCGCGCGAGCGGTGGTACTGGCGGCTGCGCAAGTGGATGACGCCCGGTCTGCGCAACGCGCAGTACGCCTACTTCGCGGCGCTCGATCAGACCCTACAGCCCGGCGACCGCTGGCTCGACATCGGCTGCGGTCGGCGCATCGCCCCGGCCTGGCTCCGCCACGGTGGCCGCATCGAGCAGGAATTGATCGGGCGTGCGGACGAAGTCATCGGCATCGACCCGGATGCACAGGCCCTCGCCGACAACGCCCTGCTGATCACGAAACGACTGGGCACCGCCGAACACACTGATGAGCCAGACGCGAGTTTCGACCTCATCACCGCGAACATGGTCGTCGAGCACCTTAATCAGCCCGAGGCGGCGCTGCATGAGGCCGCGCGTCTGCTGAGGCTTGGCGGTCGTCTGCTCTTCCATACACCGAACCGCGCATACCCACTAACCACGATAGCCTCGGCCGTCCCGCAAACGCTGCGCAACCGGCTGACCGCCTGGCTCGAAAAACGCGATGCCTGCGACATCTACCCGACCCGCTACCGTATGAACCGTGTCGCTACGATTGAGCGCCTGGCGGCTGCGGCCGGGCTCGAAGTCGAGTCGGTCTCACTCACCGCCGACTCCCCGGAGACGATCGGCCTGGGCCCGCTCGTCGCGGGGGAGCTGGCGCTGATTGCACTGACGCAGACCCGTCTCTTGCGACGCATGCGGAGCAACCTAATCATCACGCTGCGCAAGCCCGCCGAAGCAGAGATCGGAT
- a CDS encoding radical SAM protein, with the protein MTAITTTLDRRLAQTVAVTERWKLRQSHRPITARLTRCADFLARGTFWAWRNRRYLTLRKLGNMALVNVEFLLKRERLIGRPYAMKIESTNICNTECQLCPTGIGLRDRRKGRMKLEEFTRLVDQLRWHLFSLDLSMWGDPLIAPDIYPMIRHAHDKGIWTYISSNLHGFHITPRKQNDGTLAPQDDATKLIESGLDMLTCSLHGATQETFAIYQPGKDFGDAVEKIRHIVETKKRLNSTTPSIQLNFVVTRHNEHEVEAFRALAEELGCKPVFSTASMNLRFLDKDKRLQPLGLAPDLLEKKTQDHLDEWLPENDDYVLDAYRDIQRDGIGHDAQYNGKKRYNCSWPWRQSVINWDGTVATCCGSFEKNEDLGDVTEHPFKTVWNSTPYRMARRSFKKKLSAEQGETNPCTECPGFML; encoded by the coding sequence TTGACCGCGATCACGACTACCTTAGATAGGCGCCTCGCGCAGACCGTCGCCGTCACCGAGCGATGGAAGCTGCGCCAGTCGCATCGCCCTATCACCGCCCGACTTACACGCTGCGCCGATTTCCTCGCACGCGGCACGTTCTGGGCCTGGCGCAACCGCCGCTACCTGACACTCCGCAAGCTCGGCAATATGGCACTGGTCAATGTCGAATTCCTCCTGAAACGTGAACGCCTGATCGGTCGGCCCTACGCGATGAAGATCGAGTCGACGAACATCTGCAACACCGAGTGCCAACTCTGCCCCACGGGCATCGGCCTGCGAGACCGACGTAAAGGCAGGATGAAGCTCGAGGAATTCACGCGGCTGGTCGATCAGCTCCGCTGGCATCTTTTTTCGCTCGACCTCTCGATGTGGGGCGACCCGCTCATCGCGCCCGACATCTACCCGATGATTCGGCACGCCCACGATAAAGGCATCTGGACCTACATCAGCTCCAACCTTCATGGCTTCCACATCACCCCCCGCAAACAAAATGATGGCACACTCGCGCCACAAGACGATGCGACGAAACTGATTGAGTCCGGCCTCGATATGCTCACCTGTTCGCTGCATGGTGCAACGCAGGAGACCTTCGCGATCTACCAACCCGGCAAAGACTTCGGCGACGCGGTTGAAAAAATCCGCCATATTGTTGAAACGAAAAAACGACTCAATTCGACGACGCCTTCCATACAGCTGAATTTTGTGGTCACACGCCATAACGAGCACGAGGTCGAAGCGTTCCGCGCATTGGCCGAGGAACTCGGGTGCAAGCCGGTCTTCTCGACCGCGTCGATGAACCTGCGCTTTCTGGATAAAGATAAGCGCCTCCAACCGCTGGGCCTCGCGCCGGACCTACTCGAGAAGAAGACGCAGGACCACCTCGATGAGTGGCTGCCGGAGAACGACGACTATGTGCTCGATGCCTATCGCGACATCCAACGCGACGGCATCGGACATGATGCGCAATACAACGGTAAGAAACGCTACAACTGCTCCTGGCCCTGGCGGCAAAGCGTCATCAACTGGGACGGCACGGTCGCGACCTGCTGTGGCTCATTCGAAAAGAACGAAGACCTCGGCGACGTCACCGAACACCCCTTCAAGACGGTCTGGAATAGCACGCCCTACCGTATGGCCCGCCGCAGTTTCAAGAAGAAGCTCTCGGCCGAACAAGGCGAAACCAACCCCTGCACCGAGTGCCCGGGGTTCATGCTGTGA
- a CDS encoding O-antigen ligase family protein: MKQFLFLTAAVMIGGTAAIAAPFWGVMLYYALATLRPQNLWAWALADMPTVRWSLLAGGIAIGAFVIHLPTIINTARTNKVLGLLLVYAVLITLSVLTAFNPKVAQFWLEEYAKVIAIAVIASLVIQQLWQVRAMAIMIVLSIGYIALEINHLYFTQGGRLDILHDGYGGLDNNGAGTLLALGIPFAYFLTVSRAGRWVGPRRAIGVVLGLMMLHAVMMTYSRGAMLAAAVGVGWILFHHRPRKQAAAAGLAMVLVVGVMAGPEIRDRFTSTAQFQTDASAQSRFESWGAAWRMAWDNPVLGKGIRNSNAYSENFGADMAGRTIHNQYLQLAADSGIPAALIYITMLLLGVWGVHLARRKLLRFHGDKEDDLDYEQHARLDEAAALTLALQAALLMFMFSAMFLSVELVELPWLLIVLAGVTPMAVHFFLDAFDDEVQPVSEAEAEGESLDPTPPAVSPAQIAHGEERRAA; this comes from the coding sequence GTGAAGCAGTTCCTCTTCCTCACCGCCGCCGTCATGATCGGAGGCACCGCCGCGATCGCCGCGCCCTTCTGGGGCGTCATGCTCTACTACGCATTGGCGACGCTCCGCCCGCAGAACCTCTGGGCCTGGGCGCTCGCCGACATGCCCACCGTGCGCTGGTCTCTGCTCGCCGGCGGGATCGCCATCGGCGCGTTCGTGATCCACCTCCCGACCATCATCAACACCGCGCGGACCAACAAGGTGCTCGGGCTCTTGCTCGTCTACGCCGTGCTTATCACCCTCAGCGTGCTCACGGCATTCAACCCGAAAGTCGCTCAGTTCTGGCTCGAGGAGTATGCCAAGGTCATCGCGATCGCGGTCATCGCCTCGCTTGTCATCCAGCAGCTCTGGCAGGTCCGCGCGATGGCCATCATGATCGTCCTGTCGATCGGCTACATCGCCCTCGAGATCAACCACCTCTACTTCACCCAGGGCGGCCGACTCGATATCCTGCACGACGGATACGGCGGGCTCGACAACAACGGCGCGGGGACGCTCCTGGCGCTGGGCATCCCGTTCGCCTATTTCCTCACCGTCTCACGGGCCGGCCGGTGGGTTGGGCCCCGCCGCGCGATCGGCGTCGTTCTCGGGCTGATGATGCTGCACGCCGTGATGATGACCTACTCGCGCGGCGCGATGCTCGCCGCCGCAGTGGGCGTCGGCTGGATCCTGTTCCACCACCGCCCACGCAAGCAGGCCGCCGCCGCCGGGCTCGCGATGGTCCTCGTCGTCGGCGTCATGGCCGGGCCCGAGATCCGCGACCGCTTTACCTCCACGGCCCAGTTCCAGACCGACGCCTCGGCCCAGTCACGCTTCGAGTCCTGGGGCGCGGCATGGCGCATGGCATGGGACAACCCGGTCCTGGGCAAAGGCATCCGAAACTCCAACGCCTACAGCGAGAACTTCGGTGCCGACATGGCTGGCCGGACCATCCACAACCAGTACCTCCAGCTCGCCGCCGACTCCGGTATCCCGGCCGCACTCATCTACATCACGATGCTTCTGCTCGGGGTCTGGGGGGTCCACCTCGCACGGCGCAAGCTCCTGCGGTTCCACGGCGACAAAGAGGATGATCTCGACTACGAGCAGCACGCACGGCTCGACGAGGCGGCGGCACTCACGCTCGCGCTGCAGGCGGCGCTGCTGATGTTCATGTTCTCGGCCATGTTCCTATCGGTCGAGCTCGTCGAGCTGCCCTGGCTGCTGATCGTCCTGGCCGGGGTCACGCCGATGGCGGTGCACTTCTTCCTCGATGCGTTTGATGACGAAGTCCAACCCGTGTCCGAAGCTGAGGCCGAAGGCGAATCGCTTGATCCTACGCCCCCCGCCGTAAGCCCCGCACAAATCGCCCACGGCGAAGAACGCCGCGCGGCCTGA